From Oryza sativa Japonica Group chromosome 4, ASM3414082v1, one genomic window encodes:
- the LOC4336686 gene encoding uncharacterized protein has protein sequence MSDAYKKAKPGRLVFKGGEAASLHKPPKKHKKNKKPASDAPADAEADAEGAAAPSAEGAAEGGGDEYTIDAAKRMKYEDLFPVESKKFGYDPANAAKASRSRTVEEALDDRVRKKADRYCK, from the coding sequence atGTCGGACGCCTACAAGAAAGCGAAGCCCGGCCGCCTCGTCTTCAagggcggcgaggccgcctcCCTCCACAAGCCGCCGAAGAAGCACAAGAAGAACAAGAAGCCCGCCTCCGACGCCCCCGCCGACGCCGAAGCCGACGCGGAAGGCGCAGCGGCGCCCTCCGCGGAGGGCGCcgccgagggcggcggcgacgagtaCACCATCGACGCGGCGAAGCGGATGAAGTACGAGGATCTATTCCCCGTGGAGTCGAAGAAGTTCGGGTACGACCCCGCCAACGCCGCCAAGGCCTCCCGCAGCCGCACCGTGGAGGAGGCCCTCGACGACCGCGTGCGCAAGAAGGCCGACCGATACTGCAAGTGA
- the LOC9270561 gene encoding protein CHROMATIN REMODELING 19 encodes MRRGYEEIDDDEWSNHSFKPSRVLKRPSRGAQPDSQPPPPIDSFRYNPRPSSSSAAAAATATVVLSDDDDDFELGEEERLRRAGKSTRVLNRPQRQHSPPGRALPPRESFRYNPKPAKAAAAVSVSDDDDDGFDLEDDDFDIPSSRTSRPRRTAGRRLATAVADLSEEDDDLELADDDFDHPDPRPTRPRRATARRFVIKDDDDSDGDVGASEVDGVEAEEDDGVNWSELENEDDEDGDYGETKVEVEEGDVVGKALRKCARISADLRQELYGSSTRNCESYAEIDDSSVRIVTQDDVDAACTSEESEFEPILKPYQLVGVNFLLLLHRKNIGGAILADEMGLGKTVQAVTYLTLLRHLYNDPGPHLIVCPASVLENWERELKKWCPSFSIIMFHGAGRTAYSKELSSLGKAGYPPPFNVLLVCYSLFERRSAQQKDDRKALKRWRWSCVLMDEAHVLKDKGSFRWRNLMAVAQHARQRLMLTGTPLQNDLHELWSLLEFMMPDIFATGDIDLKKLLNAEDHELISRIKSILGPFILRRLKSDVMQQLVPKIQHVNFVTMDSEQFQAYNYAIDEYRGACQARSAKSTSNFSNNVVGLIPKRQISNYFMQFRKIANHPLLIRRIYSDKDVDRIAKLLYPKGAFGFECSLERATQELRKYNDFAIHQLLVSYGDSGTKGALTDEHVLGSAKCQALAELLPSLANDGHRVLIFSQWTTMLDILEWTLEVIGVTYRRLDGGTPVTERQTIVDTFNNDRSIFACLLSTRAGGQGLNLIGADTVIIHDMDFNPQMDRQAEDRCHRIGQQKPVTIYRLVTKGSVDENIYEIARRKLVLDAAILQSGAELEDSTDVPEKTMGEILASLLLV; translated from the exons ATGCGGCGAGGCTACGAggagatcgacgacgacgagtggtCGAACCACAGCTTCAAGCCTTCGCGCGTCCTCAAGCGACCAAGCCGAGGCGCCCAGCCGGACTCGCAGCCTCCCCCGCCCATCGACTCCTTCCGTTACAACCCCaggccttcctcctcctccgccgccgccgccgccaccgccaccgtcgtcctctccgacgacgacgacgatttcGAACTTGGTGAGGAGGAGCGGTTGCGCCGCGCCGGGAAGAGCACCCGCGTGCTCAATCGTCCGCAGCGGCAGCACAGCCCCCCTGGGCGGGCCCTTCCGCCCCGCGAGTCCTTCCGCTACAACCCTAAACCcgccaaggccgccgccgcggtgtcggtttccgatgacgacgacgacggctttGATCTCGAAGACGATGATTTCGACATCCCTTCTTCGAGGACCTCGCGTCCGCGCCGTACCGCTGGTCGGCGCTTGGcaaccgccgtcgccgacctctcggaggaagacgacgattTAGAGCTCGCTGATGATGATTTTGACCATCCAGACCCAAGGCCAACGAGGCCGCGTCGAGCCACCGCTCGCCGTTTCGTGATTAAGGACGATGATGACAGCGACGGGGATGTGGGTGCGTCTGAGGTGGATGGGGTAGAAGCAGAGGAGGATGATGGTGTGAACTGGTCGGAGTTGGAGAATGAGGACGATGAAGATGGGGACTATGGTGAGAcgaaggtggaggtggaggagggggatgTAGTGGGTAAGGCATTGCGCAAGTGCGCGCGCATTTCGGCTGATTTGCGACAGGAGCTGTATGGCTCATCGACAAGGAATTGTGAGAGTTATGCTGAGATAGATGATTCCAGTGTCCGAATTGTTACCCAG GATGATGTGGATGCTGCATGCACAAGCGAGGAGTCGGAGTTTGAGCCTATTCTGAAGCCCTACCAGCTTGTGGGGGtcaattttcttcttctcttgcaCCGGAAAAATATCGGTGGAG CAATTTTGGCTGATGAAATGGGTCTTGGTAAGACAGTTCAG GCCGTGACCTATCTTACTCTGTTGCGGCATCTATATAATGACCCAGGTCCACATCTAATAGTTTGCCCAGCTTCTGTGTTGGAAAATTGGGAAAGGGAACTTAAAAAATGGTGTCCTTCATTTTCAATCATCATGTTTCATGGTGCTGGAAGGACTGCCTACTCAAAGGAGTTGAGTTCATTGGGCAAAGCTGGTTATCCGCCTCCATTTAATGTCCTCCTTGTTTGTTACTCTCTCTTTGAGCGGCGGAG TGCTCAGCAAAAGGATGATCGCAAAGCACTCAAAAGATGGCGATGGAGTTGTGTGTTGATGGATGAAGCACATGTACTGAAAGATAAGGGTAGCTTCCGATGGAGAAACCTTATGGCTGTCGCACAACATGCCCGCCAACGGCTAATGCTGACAGGAACTCCCCTCCAAAATGATTTGCAT GAGCTATGGTCATTGTTGGAGTTTATGATGCCTGATATATTTGCCACTGGAGATATTGATCTGAAGAAGCTGTTAAATGCAGAAGATCATGAGCTAATTTCACGTATAAAGTCCATTTTGGGGCCATTTATTCTTAGACGTTTGAAATCAGATGTTATGCAGCAACTTGTTCCAAAGATACAACAT GTTAATTTCGTAACAATGGACTCAGAGCAGTTTCAAGCTTATAACTATGCCATTGATGAATACCGTGGTGCTTGTCAAGCTCGTAGCGCAAAATCCACATCCAATTTTTCTAATAATGTTGTTGGGTTGATTCCAAAACGACAAATATCAAACTATTTCATGCAGTTCCGTAAG ATTGCGAACCATCCATTGCTTATAAGGCGCATTTACAGTGACAAAGATGTTGATCGAATTGCAAAGTTACTGTACCCTAAAGGTGCATTCGGTTTTGAATGTTCATTGGAAAGAGCAACCCAAGAACTTAGGAAGTACAATGATTTTGCTATCCACCAA CTATTAGTTTCCTATGGTGATTCTGGTACAAAGGGTGCCCTTACAGATGAGCATGTTCTTGGATCAGCAAAGTGTCAG GCCTTAGCTGAGCTTTTACCTTCCTTAGCAAATGATGGCCACAGAGTTCTCATATTCAGCCAATGGACGACAATGCTTGATATCCTTGAATGGACACTGGAAGTAATAGGAGTTACTTATAGACGTCTTGATGGGgg CACCCCAGTAACTGAAAGGCAGACTATAGTCGACACTTTCAATAACGACCGATCTATATTTGCATGTTTGCTTTCCACAAGAGCTGGAGGCCAGGGTCTGAATTTAATAGGAGCTGATACAGTGATAATACATGACATGGATTTCAACCCCCAGATGGATCGGCAAGCTGAAGATCGCTGCCATCGCATTGGACAACAGAAACCTGTCACTATCTATAG GCTAGTGACAAAGGGTTCGGTTGATGAAAACATATATGAGATAGCAAGGAGAAAGTTAGTATTAGATGCTGCAATTCTCCAGTCCGGAGCAGAGTTAGAAGATAGCACTGATGTACCTGAGAAAACAATGGGAGAAATTTTGGCATCTCTTCTCCTGGTGTGA